A stretch of Abyssisolibacter fermentans DNA encodes these proteins:
- a CDS encoding FAD-dependent oxidoreductase has protein sequence MKHCCYSRRAGCAAAISAKKAGADVTIIERTDMLLGLGNVGGIMRNNGRYTATEESICLGAKELFNITDKVSRHVDIDFPGHKHASLYDVTIIEPEVKRLLKEMDINIKLISRATDVIKDNNKITGIILADNTIVSGDIFIETTGSTGPMGNCLKYGNGCSMCILRCASFGPRVSISCRAGIEDILGQRSDGSYGAFSGSCKLCKNSLSKEVRQKLDNEGMAILSIPEEDIKLDKLKLKVCQQYALKDFAENLILLDTGHAKLMTPFYPLDKLRKINGLENARYIDPYAGSIGNSVRYLSIAPRNNSMKVIGLDNLLCAGEKSGLFVGHTEAIVTGSLAGHNSVRLFLGMPLLKLPRNLASGDIIAYSNEQIQTEEGRKKRFTFSGSLYFERMKELGLYTIDKNIIENKIKKINLYNIYDIKLV, from the coding sequence ATAAAACATTGCTGTTATTCCAGACGGGCAGGTTGTGCCGCAGCAATAAGCGCAAAAAAAGCTGGTGCAGACGTTACTATTATAGAAAGAACAGATATGCTATTAGGTCTTGGCAATGTTGGCGGAATAATGCGAAATAATGGACGTTATACTGCTACTGAAGAAAGTATATGTTTAGGTGCAAAGGAGCTTTTTAATATAACTGACAAAGTTTCGCGACATGTAGATATCGATTTTCCTGGACATAAACATGCTTCACTATATGACGTAACAATTATAGAACCAGAAGTTAAAAGACTGCTAAAAGAAATGGATATAAATATTAAACTAATAAGCAGAGCAACAGATGTTATAAAAGATAATAATAAAATCACAGGAATTATTCTTGCTGATAATACAATAGTAAGTGGAGATATTTTTATAGAAACAACAGGCTCAACAGGACCAATGGGCAATTGTTTAAAATACGGAAATGGATGCTCCATGTGCATATTAAGATGTGCTTCATTTGGTCCTAGAGTAAGTATTAGCTGCAGGGCAGGTATTGAAGATATACTTGGACAGAGAAGTGATGGATCGTATGGCGCTTTCAGTGGTTCATGTAAATTATGTAAAAACTCGTTAAGTAAAGAGGTACGTCAAAAACTAGACAATGAAGGAATGGCTATTCTGTCTATTCCAGAAGAAGACATAAAACTAGATAAATTAAAATTAAAGGTTTGCCAGCAATACGCACTAAAAGATTTTGCAGAAAATCTAATACTTCTAGATACAGGTCATGCAAAGCTAATGACACCATTCTATCCACTAGATAAACTGAGAAAAATAAATGGACTAGAAAATGCCAGATATATCGATCCTTATGCCGGAAGTATAGGAAATTCAGTCAGATATCTTTCAATAGCTCCTAGAAATAACTCTATGAAAGTAATCGGTTTAGACAATCTTCTATGTGCAGGAGAAAAATCAGGTTTATTTGTAGGACATACAGAAGCAATCGTAACAGGTTCACTAGCAGGTCATAATAGCGTTAGATTGTTCTTAGGAATGCCACTACTAAAACTACCTAGGAATTTGGCAAGCGGGGATATAATAGCATACTCTAACGAACAAATACAAACAGAAGAAGGCAGAAAAAAAAGATTCACATTCTCAGGTTCTTTGTATTTTGAAAGAATGAAAGAATTAGGCTTATATACTATTGATAAAAATATAATAGAAAATAAGATAAAGAAGATAAATTTATATAATATTTATGATATAAAATTGGTTTAA
- a CDS encoding DUF4365 domain-containing protein: protein MSFPKRKKSAKHGITGQSYFNHYVNQKLDCIYHPIYQENDFGIDGYIELVCDDNVIGKKVAIQIKHGDSYFKSKTKTGYKYYGESKHLNYYLNIMVPVYLVIMNEDFSQLHWVEFDISRTSESGKNGWWINIPYTNTLNSEFKEAIFNTVGPVIDFDQQIKSIWALDKALKKSKYTLISILKDDIDSLSFIRIDELISQFTKNYETLLKLRSTMDIFFTDYDNDEREIFQIPEVVKWLKYSVEHGIPWFYFLGYQEKSNGLDLLLHACCGNYDIKRHDKNYELIYSSDDIKAFFRVNYKNLNNFTEKYQIDESINNEISKGIGNYIKREFNKS from the coding sequence ATGTCATTTCCAAAACGAAAAAAAAGTGCAAAACACGGCATAACAGGGCAATCATATTTTAACCATTATGTGAATCAAAAACTTGATTGTATCTATCATCCTATATATCAAGAAAATGATTTTGGTATAGATGGATATATTGAACTTGTGTGTGATGACAATGTGATCGGGAAGAAGGTGGCAATTCAAATAAAACATGGTGATTCATATTTTAAGTCAAAAACAAAAACTGGCTACAAATATTATGGTGAAAGCAAACACTTGAATTATTACCTTAATATCATGGTTCCTGTATATTTAGTTATAATGAATGAGGACTTTAGCCAATTACATTGGGTAGAATTTGATATTTCTAGAACATCGGAGAGTGGGAAAAATGGATGGTGGATAAATATACCCTATACAAATACTTTAAACAGTGAATTTAAGGAAGCTATATTTAATACCGTCGGACCTGTGATTGATTTTGATCAACAAATAAAGTCAATTTGGGCTTTGGATAAGGCATTAAAAAAGTCTAAATATACTTTAATATCAATATTGAAAGATGATATTGATTCTTTAAGTTTTATAAGAATTGATGAATTAATATCTCAATTTACTAAGAATTATGAAACTCTATTAAAATTAAGGTCAACGATGGACATCTTTTTCACAGACTATGATAATGACGAAAGAGAAATTTTTCAGATACCTGAGGTTGTAAAATGGTTAAAATACTCAGTTGAACACGGCATACCATGGTTTTATTTTTTGGGGTATCAAGAAAAGAGTAATGGTTTAGATTTATTGTTGCATGCTTGTTGTGGTAATTATGATATTAAACGACATGATAAAAATTATGAGCTAATTTATTCTAGTGATGATATTAAAGCCTTCTTTAGAGTTAATTATAAGAATCTAAATAATTTTACAGAAAAATATCAAATTGATGAATCAATTAACAATGAAATATCTAAAGGTATTGGTAATTATATCAAAAGAGAATTTAATAAGTCATAG
- a CDS encoding N-acetylmuramoyl-L-alanine amidase family protein: MQIIQDFIDKRYNKMIPQYITIHETACYTKGANAKMWNGYLNRKNTDDKCWHFTVDSTSIYQHIPIDYNGWHAGDGLRGKGNRESIGIEMCVNKDGDYEKTLENTIWLCKKLIKENPSIMDVVQHNHWKSKKYPNGKDCPHVLRSTGRWNEFKNAIYEDKKHWAEVHYKNLINKGVKINEKRFNDNMTRGEVFALIDRIYKG; the protein is encoded by the coding sequence ATGCAAATAATACAAGATTTTATTGATAAAAGATATAACAAAATGATTCCGCAGTATATCACAATCCACGAAACAGCATGTTATACAAAAGGTGCTAATGCTAAAATGTGGAACGGATATTTGAACAGAAAAAATACAGATGATAAATGTTGGCATTTTACAGTAGATAGTACAAGTATATACCAGCACATACCAATAGATTATAACGGTTGGCACGCAGGCGATGGACTCAGAGGAAAAGGCAACCGAGAAAGCATAGGCATAGAAATGTGCGTAAATAAAGATGGAGATTATGAAAAGACATTAGAAAATACTATATGGCTTTGTAAAAAGCTGATTAAAGAAAATCCAAGCATTATGGATGTTGTGCAACATAACCATTGGAAAAGCAAAAAGTACCCTAATGGAAAAGATTGTCCGCATGTACTTAGAAGTACCGGCAGATGGAACGAATTTAAAAATGCAATATACGAGGATAAAAAGCATTGGGCAGAGGTGCATTATAAAAATTTAATTAATAAAGGTGTTAAAATCAATGAAAAACGATTTAATGACAACATGACTCGTGGTGAGGTATTTGCTTTGATAGATAGAATTTACAAAGGCTAG
- a CDS encoding phage holin family protein produces the protein MDNNLLINGSKGILAMITGIFIYVAGSITELVIVLVFLMILDYITGMIAGYIQKKWSSSIGLKGAVKKVGFIFLVLIAILTDYVIVQLGAKIGITLGFVGVFTFAVTCWLISTELLSITENLGRMGVTIPKFLRIAFTKLKDVSEKVGGEAAEKIKEGEQSKCK, from the coding sequence ATGGATAACAATTTACTTATAAATGGATCCAAAGGAATTCTAGCAATGATAACTGGAATATTCATTTATGTAGCTGGATCAATTACAGAACTTGTAATAGTTTTAGTTTTCTTAATGATCTTGGATTATATTACAGGTATGATTGCAGGCTATATACAGAAAAAATGGAGTTCTAGTATAGGTCTTAAGGGAGCTGTTAAAAAAGTAGGCTTTATTTTTTTGGTTCTAATAGCGATTTTAACCGACTATGTAATTGTACAGTTAGGGGCAAAAATAGGAATTACATTAGGCTTTGTAGGTGTGTTTACATTTGCAGTTACATGTTGGCTTATTAGTACAGAGCTACTCAGTATAACTGAAAATCTTGGGAGGATGGGAGTTACTATTCCAAAGTTTCTAAGAATAGCATTTACAAAATTAAAAGATGTGTCTGAAAAGGTTGGCGGTGAAGCAGCTGAAAAAATTAAAGAGGGTGAACAATCAAAATGCAAATAA
- a CDS encoding S8 family peptidase has product MQNVKENMKELELSNCIQWWKKGYKGQGVTVLVLDDEGDRHKWFDEKIITGAKFHDGIGHNTNVTKVIRTLAPDVNIIMYNCFGKKSDTDKEVLQFIKTHDIDLINISYSTFKRSMYEEINKLDIPMICAAGNAGNDNSISYPARLPFTISVGAFKEARWDNAHYSNEGEELDCMGFTDVYVWNSRKDRIFVFTGTSCATPYVTGILALYLSYIKANKLPKPTIEELKSFIHENCIDLYDKGHDTKSGYGLFILPNLKELKVKYIFKDIQDHWAKKDIQEVVSKGLMNGYPDETFKPNKQVTRAELAVTLNRLIKMEG; this is encoded by the coding sequence TTGCAAAATGTAAAAGAAAACATGAAAGAATTAGAACTATCTAATTGTATACAATGGTGGAAAAAAGGATATAAAGGGCAAGGTGTAACAGTTTTAGTATTAGATGATGAAGGAGATAGACATAAATGGTTTGATGAAAAAATCATAACTGGTGCTAAATTCCATGATGGAATAGGACATAATACAAATGTAACAAAAGTTATAAGGACTCTTGCTCCAGATGTAAATATAATTATGTATAATTGCTTTGGAAAAAAATCAGACACAGATAAAGAAGTTTTACAATTCATTAAAACACACGATATAGATTTAATCAATATAAGTTACAGCACATTTAAAAGATCAATGTATGAAGAAATTAATAAGCTAGATATTCCTATGATATGTGCTGCTGGAAACGCAGGTAATGATAATAGTATTAGTTATCCTGCTAGATTACCATTTACTATTAGCGTAGGTGCATTTAAGGAAGCTAGATGGGATAATGCTCATTATAGTAATGAAGGTGAAGAGTTAGACTGCATGGGTTTTACTGATGTGTATGTATGGAATAGTAGAAAAGATAGAATTTTTGTATTTACAGGCACTTCATGTGCGACACCTTATGTAACTGGCATATTAGCTTTATATTTAAGCTATATAAAAGCTAATAAACTACCTAAGCCTACAATAGAAGAATTAAAAAGTTTTATACATGAAAATTGCATAGACTTGTACGATAAAGGTCATGACACCAAAAGTGGTTATGGTCTTTTTATTTTACCAAATTTAAAAGAATTGAAGGTAAAATATATATTTAAAGATATACAAGATCATTGGGCTAAAAAAGATATTCAAGAGGTAGTAAGTAAAGGATTAATGAATGGATATCCAGACGAAACTTTCAAACCAAATAAGCAAGTAACAAGAGCTGAATTAGCTGTAACATTAAATAGATTAATAAAAATGGAGGGGTAA
- a CDS encoding phage tail spike protein yields the protein MNYPMIKNKDGKMLAVLNNVIKNAIKERINGKYTYSFTCIIEELKTDYIEYGNQIEINNQLFNIMTYTKRRTNSNKLVCSVYCEQVAYELLDHMSLFNYSNITAEQAMQNLLLDTSSFTVGHVDYLEKHTFQRDEKEANKKALLLDIAQAYNAELYFNKYEISLYSQIGANNGVQIRVGKNLKGITKTVDGTKKDIDGKPSIIYEINIFELVETEEYTDYIELETIRLGDTVHVIDEGLNIDIAARVLEYEYNPIKNINSKIVLGNFVENIATYNVEVKRQIDVVKKYKDIWNRAKIINPNKTISTEILEGSINTLNNEILAGLGSVRITENNGIMVTDNPDEAQATKALRLLGGTLALSNEKDQSNNWIWRSFGTGDGFVADEIISGQIWTSMINIVGNVQQPNAFKWDANGIKVHKIKEDNNIDFNQFILLDNKGLKFTKDGGNNFELSMTFAGGLKIGKHSIEGLETELNNINEIASNAQNTASTANINAQAAQTKANEANTKASEAYEKAEDALQEGIQYNNVSITTNKGVVATHGDGSETILDGDGFKRRIISNGNVYNYVNLQNAGTYTTTGSYSKSDSNISPISQSSLDSRGVGVNWITIPNPDFKGRHFIVILAILGIGEIFTGFSGGGSYSTWNFFLETNLKVLEYDYSNGKFKVRARIKDSRTERGRLKYERWRGMPISYYVYATD from the coding sequence TTGAATTATCCAATGATTAAAAACAAAGACGGTAAAATGTTAGCAGTATTAAATAATGTAATTAAAAATGCTATAAAAGAAAGAATAAATGGTAAATACACATATAGCTTTACATGCATAATAGAAGAACTTAAAACGGACTATATTGAATATGGCAATCAAATAGAAATAAATAATCAGCTTTTTAATATAATGACTTATACGAAACGAAGAACAAATAGTAATAAATTAGTATGCAGTGTATACTGCGAGCAGGTGGCATATGAGTTATTAGATCATATGTCACTTTTTAATTATTCAAATATCACAGCAGAACAAGCAATGCAAAACCTGTTACTAGATACATCATCATTCACAGTAGGTCATGTTGATTATCTTGAAAAACATACATTTCAAAGAGACGAAAAAGAAGCGAATAAAAAGGCTTTACTATTAGATATTGCACAGGCGTATAATGCTGAATTGTATTTTAATAAGTATGAAATATCTTTATATAGCCAAATTGGAGCAAACAACGGAGTTCAAATAAGGGTAGGAAAAAACTTAAAAGGAATTACTAAAACAGTAGACGGTACAAAAAAAGACATAGACGGTAAACCATCTATAATATATGAAATTAATATATTTGAATTGGTTGAAACAGAAGAATATACAGATTATATAGAATTAGAAACTATTAGATTAGGTGATACTGTACATGTTATAGACGAAGGGTTAAACATAGATATAGCTGCTAGAGTATTAGAGTATGAATATAATCCAATAAAAAACATCAATTCTAAAATAGTACTAGGTAACTTTGTAGAAAATATTGCAACATATAATGTAGAAGTAAAAAGACAAATAGATGTAGTAAAAAAATATAAAGACATATGGAATAGAGCAAAAATAATAAATCCAAACAAAACAATTAGTACAGAAATACTTGAGGGTTCTATTAACACACTTAACAATGAAATACTAGCAGGCTTAGGAAGCGTAAGAATAACAGAAAATAACGGAATAATGGTCACAGATAACCCAGATGAAGCACAAGCAACAAAAGCACTAAGATTACTTGGCGGAACATTAGCATTAAGCAATGAAAAAGACCAAAGCAATAACTGGATATGGCGATCATTTGGAACAGGTGACGGATTTGTAGCAGATGAAATTATATCAGGGCAAATATGGACCTCAATGATAAATATTGTAGGAAATGTACAGCAACCAAACGCTTTTAAATGGGATGCAAATGGAATTAAAGTCCATAAAATTAAAGAAGACAACAATATTGATTTTAACCAATTTATATTACTGGACAATAAAGGATTGAAATTTACAAAAGATGGCGGTAACAATTTTGAATTAAGCATGACATTTGCTGGTGGTTTAAAAATAGGTAAGCATAGCATTGAAGGATTAGAAACAGAATTAAACAATATAAATGAAATAGCTTCAAATGCACAAAACACAGCAAGTACAGCAAATATAAATGCACAAGCTGCACAAACAAAAGCTAATGAAGCAAATACAAAAGCAAGTGAAGCTTATGAAAAAGCAGAAGATGCATTACAAGAAGGTATTCAATATAATAATGTTTCAATAACTACTAATAAAGGTGTTGTTGCAACACATGGAGATGGTAGTGAAACAATTTTAGATGGAGATGGATTTAAAAGAAGAATTATAAGTAATGGGAATGTTTATAATTATGTAAATTTACAGAACGCAGGAACTTATACAACTACGGGCAGTTATTCAAAAAGTGACAGTAATATAAGCCCAATTAGTCAATCAAGTTTGGACTCAAGAGGCGTAGGTGTAAATTGGATAACTATTCCCAATCCTGATTTTAAAGGCAGACATTTTATTGTTATTTTAGCCATCTTAGGAATAGGTGAAATTTTCACAGGGTTTTCAGGAGGTGGTAGTTATTCAACATGGAATTTTTTCTTAGAAACTAATCTAAAAGTATTAGAATATGATTATTCTAATGGGAAATTTAAAGTTAGAGCTAGAATAAAAGATTCTCGAACAGAACGAGGAAGGCTAAAGTATGAGAGATGGAGAGGTATGCCAATCAGTTATTATGTATATGCAACAGATTAA
- a CDS encoding phage tail domain-containing protein yields the protein MYGFTINNKHSSEFGLYLKTKVFPALAEKRYTEEIIPNRDSSYKFENGYEDKIIELQCTLIESNYVLRRSKIRNIVQWLDNGGNLIFDYEKDKYYIVKLYKSINLEAVLSLDIFVITFTAYPFQYSTELKKHEVHVDGYTELNILNSGTYITTPIITIDGTADSITISNSTGVFTIQNITEKVYVNCEKMICYTLDAYGKKVNKSIDFTGNYLNIPLGASQIVVDGTNLNCNVLINYKHTYL from the coding sequence ATGTATGGATTTACTATAAATAATAAACATAGCAGTGAATTTGGACTATATTTAAAAACAAAAGTATTTCCTGCACTTGCAGAAAAAAGATATACAGAAGAAATAATACCCAATAGAGATAGTTCATATAAGTTTGAAAATGGATATGAGGATAAAATTATAGAATTACAATGCACTCTTATTGAGTCAAACTATGTTTTAAGAAGGTCTAAAATTAGAAATATTGTTCAGTGGCTTGATAATGGTGGAAATTTAATATTTGATTATGAAAAAGACAAATATTATATAGTTAAGCTCTATAAATCAATAAATTTAGAAGCAGTTTTATCTTTAGATATTTTTGTGATTACTTTTACAGCGTATCCTTTTCAATATTCCACCGAGTTAAAAAAACATGAGGTACATGTTGATGGGTATACAGAATTAAATATATTAAACTCAGGGACATATATAACAACGCCCATAATTACAATAGATGGGACAGCTGACAGTATAACCATAAGTAATAGTACTGGTGTTTTTACTATACAAAACATCACTGAAAAAGTATATGTTAATTGTGAAAAAATGATATGTTATACCTTAGATGCTTATGGTAAAAAGGTTAACAAATCAATAGACTTTACAGGAAATTATTTAAATATTCCTTTAGGTGCGTCTCAAATTGTGGTAGATGGTACTAATTTAAATTGTAATGTATTAATTAATTACAAACACACATATCTCTAA
- a CDS encoding HK97-gp10 family putative phage morphogenesis protein produces the protein MAKLPKSVKIKRNGVEYISNVERVQYTLHELIRAALRDVGKLITKRARQNMDKAGIKRHKGRMKKNTQYWVRRKQKTPNLQVGYKPAGFYAGFYELGSSKHKKHGMLQNAVKDNMEDIQDIQAQYLSAIEDERKAINLIDDNEYQGG, from the coding sequence ATGGCTAAACTACCGAAGTCAGTTAAAATAAAAAGAAATGGTGTTGAATATATCTCAAATGTTGAAAGGGTTCAGTATACATTACATGAACTTATAAGAGCTGCACTTAGAGATGTAGGTAAGTTAATAACTAAGAGAGCTAGGCAAAACATGGATAAAGCTGGTATAAAAAGACATAAGGGTAGAATGAAGAAGAATACACAATATTGGGTAAGAAGAAAACAAAAAACACCTAATTTACAAGTTGGATACAAACCAGCTGGATTTTATGCCGGCTTTTATGAACTTGGGTCTAGTAAACATAAAAAACATGGCATGTTGCAAAATGCAGTTAAGGACAATATGGAGGATATTCAAGACATACAAGCACAATATTTAAGTGCTATAGAAGATGAAAGAAAAGCCATAAATTTAATAGATGATAATGAGTATCAAGGAGGATAG
- a CDS encoding phage major capsid protein — translation MDYKKLLKELTDKRAAKYQEIDTVANREALDKIELEIRKLDIQIKETQAKIDEEEQRAANEGRGQQAQPQGGFNPIGTYGTTGETRSDEIEDIYGTMEYRQAFKDYIVKGTPIPQQYQEARTAELTTVGDVAAVIPTTIMNKVIEDMTVEGKILNRITQTGFQGGVAIPISEVNPEATWLSSEEETSEEQKAKMKAKITFAYHVLEAKIALGLVTATVSLSVFETTIVKQLKKAMIRALETSIVAGTGSGQPLGFTKYTLPIENVVEMTVDTIGTVTQWAEVEAAIPEVVEDSVIYIMSKATWEKHLNGMTDTTGQKIGLGKINEKGQKILNGREVLTTGKLPSFDTAKAGDIFGALIDLSQYMLNSNLSMYYKKYFDEDKNKWIHKSLMIADGQMAIGKDSEDKLVGAQGLIYLKKKVE, via the coding sequence ATGGATTATAAAAAATTATTAAAAGAACTAACAGACAAAAGAGCAGCAAAATATCAAGAAATTGATACAGTAGCAAATAGAGAAGCACTTGACAAAATAGAGCTTGAAATACGCAAACTAGATATACAAATAAAAGAAACACAAGCAAAAATAGACGAAGAAGAACAAAGAGCAGCTAACGAAGGAAGAGGACAACAAGCACAGCCACAAGGTGGATTTAATCCAATAGGAACATATGGAACAACAGGAGAAACCAGAAGCGATGAAATAGAAGATATATATGGAACAATGGAATACAGGCAGGCATTTAAAGACTATATAGTAAAAGGAACACCAATTCCACAGCAGTATCAAGAAGCAAGAACCGCAGAATTAACAACCGTTGGAGATGTAGCAGCAGTAATACCAACAACAATAATGAATAAAGTAATAGAAGATATGACAGTAGAAGGAAAAATACTAAATAGAATTACACAAACAGGTTTTCAAGGTGGAGTAGCAATACCAATATCAGAAGTTAACCCAGAAGCAACATGGTTAAGCAGTGAAGAAGAAACATCAGAAGAACAAAAAGCAAAAATGAAAGCAAAAATAACATTTGCATATCATGTATTAGAAGCAAAAATAGCATTAGGATTAGTAACAGCTACAGTAAGTCTATCAGTATTTGAAACAACAATTGTAAAACAACTAAAAAAAGCAATGATTAGAGCATTAGAAACATCAATAGTAGCTGGAACAGGTAGCGGTCAGCCATTAGGTTTTACAAAATATACATTACCAATAGAAAATGTAGTAGAGATGACAGTAGATACAATAGGAACAGTAACACAATGGGCAGAGGTTGAAGCAGCAATACCAGAAGTTGTAGAAGATTCAGTTATATATATAATGAGTAAAGCTACATGGGAAAAACACTTAAATGGAATGACAGATACAACAGGTCAAAAAATAGGTTTAGGTAAAATAAACGAAAAAGGACAAAAAATATTAAACGGTAGAGAAGTATTAACAACAGGTAAACTACCATCATTTGATACAGCTAAAGCAGGAGATATATTTGGAGCTTTAATTGATCTATCACAATATATGCTAAACTCTAACTTATCCATGTACTACAAAAAGTATTTCGACGAAGATAAAAACAAATGGATTCATAAATCACTAATGATAGCAGACGGTCAAATGGCTATAGGTAAAGATTCAGAAGATAAATTAGTCGGTGCTCAAGGATTAATATACTTGAAAAAGAAAGTTGAATAG
- a CDS encoding HK97 family phage prohead protease → MNKNNLNEFRLIDFRTVDNDDGKMLIEGYAITYDQPATHECGKYKFTEVIKRGAIANTIMKDVPLRYNHKDGYVIMARTRNNSLQLIKDDKGLKIRAELIDTQSNKDIYKSIQEGLIDKMSFAFTVEEKGDNWTYGENETIREVTAIKRLYDVSVVDTPFYDTTSVYARSVELLENNLKQLDSFDLDKRKLKLKYEYRMVN, encoded by the coding sequence TTGAATAAAAATAATCTAAATGAGTTTAGATTAATAGATTTTAGAACAGTTGACAATGACGATGGAAAAATGCTCATAGAAGGATATGCAATAACTTACGATCAACCAGCAACACACGAATGTGGTAAATATAAATTCACAGAAGTAATAAAAAGAGGAGCAATAGCCAATACAATAATGAAAGATGTACCACTTCGATATAACCATAAAGATGGATATGTAATAATGGCAAGAACAAGAAACAATAGCTTACAGCTAATAAAAGATGATAAAGGCTTAAAAATAAGAGCAGAATTAATAGATACACAAAGCAACAAAGACATCTATAAATCTATCCAAGAAGGATTGATTGATAAGATGTCTTTTGCATTTACAGTAGAAGAAAAGGGCGATAATTGGACCTATGGAGAAAACGAAACAATAAGAGAAGTAACAGCAATAAAACGATTGTATGATGTTAGCGTGGTGGATACCCCGTTTTATGATACAACTTCAGTTTATGCAAGGAGCGTTGAATTATTGGAGAATAATTTAAAGCAGCTGGATAGCTTTGACTTGGATAAAAGGAAGCTAAAACTAAAATATGAATATAGGATGGTGAATTAA
- a CDS encoding phage portal protein, with the protein MFKGVKNKYKQYQYSKMLSGMTPIFSQFGDDIYTSDIVKNCIRIIATEISKLQPKQIRFETDNQIIVNNSINRLLKFSPNPLMTTSEFLGKCVWLREKTYNCFIYPMYYVGENNKRQYTGLYPLNPNLVEFLEDNAHTLFVKMHFNNGEHYTLPYEDIIHWRKDFSFNDVMGGDINGRPDNKELLKVLKINNTITEGLDKAVKTSLNVRGILKIKTLLSDENQEKEIKKFEQLLKNADTAILPMDLKGEYIPVDINPQIISKDTLEFVEKKVLNNYGISLAIYNGDFTEEQYQAFYEKKIEPMIISLGQCFSKTLLTSREIDVGNEIIFYPQKLLFTNTANKIAVADILGNRGALTDNELLELFGYPPFEGGETRHQSLNYINRDIADQYQMKNRKEEKGIE; encoded by the coding sequence ATGTTTAAAGGAGTAAAAAACAAATATAAACAGTACCAGTATTCAAAAATGTTAAGTGGAATGACACCAATATTCAGTCAATTTGGTGATGATATATATACAAGTGATATAGTAAAGAATTGCATAAGAATAATAGCAACAGAAATAAGTAAATTACAACCAAAACAAATTAGGTTTGAAACAGATAATCAAATCATAGTAAACAATAGCATTAATAGACTATTGAAATTTTCACCAAATCCATTAATGACAACAAGTGAATTCTTAGGAAAATGTGTATGGCTTAGAGAAAAAACATATAATTGTTTTATCTATCCTATGTATTATGTAGGAGAAAATAACAAAAGACAATATACAGGACTATATCCCCTTAATCCTAACCTAGTAGAATTTCTAGAAGATAACGCACATACATTGTTTGTAAAAATGCATTTCAATAACGGAGAACATTACACGCTACCTTATGAAGATATAATACATTGGAGAAAAGATTTTAGTTTCAATGATGTAATGGGTGGAGATATAAATGGGAGACCTGATAACAAAGAATTATTAAAAGTTCTCAAAATCAATAACACCATAACAGAAGGATTAGACAAAGCAGTCAAGACATCATTAAATGTTAGGGGAATATTGAAAATTAAGACTTTATTATCAGACGAAAATCAAGAAAAAGAAATAAAGAAATTTGAACAGTTATTAAAAAATGCAGATACAGCAATTTTACCAATGGATTTAAAAGGTGAATATATACCAGTAGATATAAATCCCCAAATAATATCGAAAGATACATTAGAATTTGTTGAAAAGAAAGTACTAAATAATTATGGTATATCATTAGCAATATACAACGGTGATTTCACAGAAGAACAATACCAGGCATTTTATGAAAAGAAAATAGAGCCAATGATAATAAGTCTAGGACAATGTTTCAGTAAGACACTGTTAACCTCCAGAGAAATAGATGTAGGAAATGAAATCATATTCTATCCTCAAAAGCTTTTATTTACAAACACAGCAAATAAAATAGCAGTAGCAGATATATTAGGAAACAGAGGAGCATTGACAGATAATGAGTTATTAGAGCTCTTTGGATATCCACCGTTTGAAGGTGGTGAAACAAGACATCAATCATTAAATTATATAAATAGAGATATAGCAGATCAGTACCAAATGAAAAATAGGAAGGAGGAAAAAGGTATTGAATAA